The nucleotide window GAACATGAGTGACTTGACTGgttttctgggtgtgtgtgtgtgtgtgtgtgtgtgtgtgtgtgtgtgtgtgtgtctaggcacatgtgaagtcagaggacaattttgggagtcagtcctctccttccactgtggattccaggacttgaactcaggttatcaggcctGCACAGTAAACGCtgtaactactgagtcatctaaCTGGCCCCTTTTGTTTGTCTTTCAGACAGGCTGTCATGATGAAGCCCAGCCCAGGCTGATGTGGAACCTCCTGCCTCCgctccctgagtgctgagattagacaGGCATGGGCACCTCTGCCTTTAGCCTGCTTCTTATTCACTTACTTTACACTGGTGCCGAGGGTTCGAATCCAGGTTCCATGCTTGTGCAGAGGGCACTGCTACCACTGCAATGTCTCATCCAGctcaaattacttttaaaaaaaaatacgatTATGCGTATGGATATTTTGCTTGCACATATGTATGGGCACTGCATGTGTGTGGCGGTCACAGAAGTCAGGTGTCAGAACAAATGGAATTACAGATGATCGTGAGCTGCTACGTAGGTGTCAAGAGCAGTAAACAGTTTCAACCACTGAGCCCCACAACTTTCCCTTTGGCAGTCTACGTACTCACGAGagacatgcaaacaaaaaacTCCCACCATGAGTTGCCAGCAGGAAAGTCTGGGAGGGGCCAGGGCACTGCTTACCACATGCTGACCAACTCTCACAGTCTCCATTATGGTCCCAGAGCTCAATACCCACAATGCCTCACCAGTCTTGCCAGGGAGAACAGCCACACCCAGATTACTGCCACAGTGGCTGTAACTGCTAAGGACGGCAAAGAGCCAAACCAAAATTCTATGAAAGTTTCCAAaaatgcttgttttttttttttttttaaaaggggacacacaggaacaaaggcagagaggatgaggggagggggcaggcagCTGAGGTGGATGCCATGCTGTGTACTCTCCTGTACCTTCTGAATTCACAACCATGTAAATACATTATTCAGagaaacaaaatacaaatgaCTGTAGCTACTGAAGTCTTGGGTGAGATCTGCTTCTGGTCTAGCTCCAACTGACTGAGCTACTAGGCTGTCTCCTGAAGTGTGTCCTACTCTACAGAAGCTGGCAGAGACTGTGACAGTCCCAGACCAGATGAAGCAAGTTGAGCCAGCTCTGTAAGGGTACAGGCATAGGCTGTCCCGGTCTGCACTTCCTTACTCTGCATATAGGTGGTGACAGACGGTTGCTCTCTCTGAGCGGTGGTACCCTGAGAGTGGAGGGCACAGCCAAGGATCAGGCAGGCACAGGAAGTGacgtaaaatagaaacagactttATTTCTCTGGAAGAAGCAGATATCCATGGCTGGGACAGCAGCTTTGGCAACAGAGGCGATGGGAACACATCAAATGGACACAGGGGAGGAACAGGCATCAAACAGGACAAGTACTGGTGCCGCTGGGGTCTCCCTCCACACCCGGGGCCTGGGGCCCTGGTCCCTGCCAGAGAAGATCCTGGCGCCTCTTCTGTTTCTGAGCCACTTCAGGCTGTTTACAGCTACAAGATCTAAGACCAGCCAAGCCCGAGTTCACAGTGAAGCCACAGGTCACATTCTGTCCAACACTCCACATTCCTACAGGGGTTCCCTGGAAAGGGGCCTGGTCCTGAGGAGGGCCTGTTGGGTGCTGGCCCACCCTTCTGTGTGGCCAACACATCCTTCTTGTCCAAGTCAAGCCTGGCTTCCTCTCAGTCTAATCCCCCAGGGAAAGCCTGGGGCACACTCTAGCCACCAGCCCAGCCTTGGTCTGGGGCCAAAGGCAGGTCACACACAGGGCCTGCCAGGCAGCTTCCTGTCTTGCCTTCACAAGGCTTGGAACTTCCCACCTCTTGGTTGGGGCACTGAGGGCTGAACCAAGGTGTGCAGAACAGCGCTGGGTGGGTGAGCGAGGTGGGCAAGGTGAGGCTCCCAGCCTCCTGCTGCCTGGGTCTCACTGTCCACTGGGAGCCGCAGGCAGTTGTGGGTCCTCCAGGCCTGAGGCAGGGCATCTCCCCACCCTTGTCCCACAGACAGGTTCAAGAGGTTCTCTTAGGGCAGACCATTGCTCTCCAGTCAACCATCAGCGTCTGAAAGACAGGAAATAACCAAAAAGTTCATCCATCAATATCCATCAACAGCCACCAATGGGAAATCCAAGGTCACCATAGGGAGGTACTGCCTTTAGGCACCATGCgatgtattaaaaaaaagttttaggggttggggatttagctcagtggtagagcgcttgcctaggaagcgcaaggccctgggttcggtcctcagctccggaaaggggaaaaaaaaaaaaaaaacttcaaaaaaaagTTTTAGGCAATAATTTTAGAACCTATTCTAAAGTATCTTTTTTGATTAACTATGACTTAATAGTACTACAGATTAGGGACAGCCACCAGCAGACACTAGAGCTAAGTCAGCGTGCTGAAGGCCACGGCCCTCTCCCACTGTGTCCCTCATTGCTGCTGACCAgtgcacaagtgtgtgccacaAGAGCAGCACAGACTGGCAGGCCCTGGGTGCCCGCCACCCGGCGCCCAGCCACACTGCTTCCTCCTGAGAGGGTACTGACCTCACCCCTGCCTGATTCGCCACCTTTGGGCTTGGTAAATGTTTCAATTAATATTAATCTGTATGCTTTATTTTGTAagtgtgtacatacataaacCTTTAGTAAACATGAAATGAGATTCTCTTCTTCGGCTGTTTACTCCTTTGAAAAGCATGAGAACTAACACGTAAGCAAAGGTGTGGGGTGAGCGTGAGCATCTGTGTGAGACgcaggcatgcatgtgccacACACGTGTGTAGGAATCGGGGGACCTCGCCTTTCTTCTTGAGACCAGGTCTGTTTTTCTCAACCGGACGCCAGGCTAGCTGCCCTAAACCCGTCCTGCCTCGCACCTTGCCCGTGAGGGCAGTGGATTACAAAGGTGCAAGCCATGCATCCGGCTTCTACGTGGGTTCCGAGGACTCAAACTCAGGCTCCATGCTCGCATCCCATTGGCTGAGCCACCACCCTCCTCCCCAGCACCAACTGGCACTTTAAACGGAAATGTGACAACAgaggtatatatattttttttgtgtAAATGGCTGCTCCGTGACCACCACCTGGGCAGCTGGAGAGGAGCTAAGGATGCTGGCCTCCTTTACCCAAGGGCCCCAGTTGCCTCTTTGGTTCATCAATTCCTGAGAAAAACCAAGTGTCTATAGGTAGGAGGGTTCTTTTCCAGCCGAACCACCTGCCTCTGGGGCCCTGTACCTGCCCTCTCCTCCCAGCTGGGGACTCCCTGGCTACATGTGGCCTTTCAGAGATAAGTAGGCGTTTCCCACAGTGGTGACAGCTCTCCTGGGAGAGGGAGGTGGGCCACAGTGTGTAACTTGCTCACTTGTGGTGGGCAGGGCCACAGGACCCCAGAAGGTGACAGCCGGCTTGCTCTAGGTTCCAGTCGAACATCTCTAGCACTTTGTGGCACTCCACCCGTGGCCGAAGACCCAGCCCAAAGAGCTGCTCCACCTGAGGGGCAGAGGGTGATGTTGCCATGAGACACACTGGAGCCAAGGGTATCAGAATAGATGGGGCACAGGGTCCAGAGCCAGAGGATAGGGTCGGGGACAGCAGAACCAGTTTTCAGGCCCCGAATGGCAGGGCAGGCAGGAAGTGGTGGTACCTTCAGATACTGGGCAGCCCTCTGAATACTCCAGCTGTGGCTCCTCAGGGCCGCCTGGCACTCCTCTGTGGTCACCCCATGCACCATGGCCTGCAGCTGGGCACACCCACCCATCAGCACCACTGGGGCCCATTCCTCTGGGTCCCTCAGAACCTGCCCTCACCTCGAGGAGGGTCTGGCACTCACCATCTGGACTTTGTCTGCTGGCCGGGCAGCCTCTTGCCCATCCCCTGGGCAGCCCCTCTGCGGCAGCCGTGCACTGGCCCTCAGGGATGGTGGCTGCGCCCCTGGGTTGCTGTTATTGGTGGAGAAGTTGGCCTTTGGGTCTGGGGCAGCCTGAGGCATAGGTCGGACGGTGGCAGTGGGGGCGGCAGGGGCTGGAGTGCTAGGCGGGGGCAGCAGTGGGGGAACGGGCAGGGCGGCCGGCTCCTCGGGGCTCTGGGCCTCCCTCAGGAAGCGCTGGTAGCGCTCGAGGTAGGGAGGGCGCTCTGGCAGCAGGTAATAGTGGGTGCTGCTGACCTTCCTGCCATCACGGACAATGGGCAGGATGCAGGGGCCAGCCCGTGGGCCAGGAGCCTGGATCACTTGTGGAGTGGCGTACTTAGGGTCTGAGGCAAAGCTCTGGGTGGTGGGCATGGTCTTTCCAGGTGAGCTCGAGAGCCGATGCGGTAGTGGGGAGCTGCCAGGTGGTACTAGGGGGCTTGGGGTCCTCGACCCTTGAGGAGACAGGGGTTCCCGGGGAGGCActcggggaggggaggagggtccAGGCCACCGACTTGCCTCTTCCTCACCTAAGGGAGCTGGAGATAGTCCCACACGTGGACGTGTGGGCCGAGGGGGAATAGGTACCCGGGGTGGCACCTGGGGCTTGTCATCACCTCCTGGGGTAGGGGACGGGGTCAGCTGGCCAGTGGGGACCTGTAGCTGCCGCATACACTCCTGCTGCAGTGCCTGGAAAATCTCTGCAGTCTGGGCTGAGCTGGGTGGCTGGCCTCCACCCTGCGGTGGCAGGAACAGGTTATCCTCCAGGGCAGGGGGCAGCTGGGCCTGCTCAGGTACAAACGCATAATTGGTCTCGCCTTGGCTAGGCCCGGTAGGGAGGCCTGCACTCACTAGGGTGCTGTTGATAGAGCACACCTCGAAGTCATCCTCATCTTGGGCCACATCATCGTAGGCAGGGGGCGGGGGCAGCGGGCGAGCGTCCCAGTCCACCACAGGTGTAGGATGTAAAGGTCGTGGCAGTGCCCGTGTGGGGCTCTGTGGTGGTGTCTTGTCCAGCAGGGAGCAGGCATCCATGGCCAACTGTGCCAAGGAAGGTGCACAGGGCCGTGGGGTTGGGGCTACAGGCTCCTCGCCGAAGTCGATGAGTGTGACCTCACCCCCACTGCTGCGGCCTGCCTTGGTGCCTGGCACCCGGGCTGAGGGCTTTGCCAGCCAGAGCCCTCGGGGCAGGGCTGGCTTCCTCAGGCCAAGTCTCTTGAAGTCGCTGGACAGGGGGTCTGGGTCCTCACTCACAGGGTCATATGTTGGCTCTGTGGTAAAAAGGGAGATCCCAACAGAGAGATGGCGTCAGATATGAATGGGGAACAGGGAGGTAAatgtgtgagagaaagaaagcCAAGTGTCCCCACCAACTATGCCCTGCCAAGTCCCCTCTAGGTGAGCCTGCTGCCAAGAGCATACCTGACCTTACTTAAACAGGACAGAACCCTCTCTGCCTTCAGACCTCAATGTGGGCCGGAGAGACCCCCCAATCCTGCCTAAGCTAGAGCAGGCAGCACCCACTTACACCTGTCTCTGAGGTCCATTCCTAACACAAGAGCCCTGCTCTCTGCTCCTGGTTagtaacccctcccctcccctctattGTGGCACACTATTACAGCAGACACGGGCCAACAGCAGCTTTCCTCAGAGGACAGAGCTCCTGATAGCTGCCACCACATCCCAGACATGACCTCTCCAGTGAGGCTGGCCCAGGCACAGCAGAGCAAGGTCAAGCCAGGCTTTGAGGGAGAGCTGAGGAAGGAAGGCATGCCAGGCTGGGTTAGCAGCAAGAGCAAGCTCACAGCACACACCCGCTTCCCCTTCCACACAGCCAGCCTCCGGGGCTCTGTACCTtccaggagaggagagagaggagagagagggcgGGGGCCAAGGCATCCTGAACAGCCCCACTTACTGTGAGTGAAGATGGCAGGCTGAGGTGGGCGAGGTGGAGGCTCCCCTGTAAGAAAGGCCATGCGGACAGGGGAGGCagagaagaaggatggccaagcaaggcaggggtgaggtggggaggtAAGAGCCAGACAGAGGGAAGGGTTtagatggagaaagggagggagaaagagggagaagggagagggaaggagagagagatgcacaggaGTGAGCAAATGCACAACCCAACGGAAgatgggagggatggggaggcgGGACGGAACAACTGTGTTCCAAAATGACAGGCACaggatctgggggtggggggacccgTGGCACTACTGGCTGAGATGGAGCCCAAAGTGGGGTACGAGGTGTTGGCTTGGGAGAGAAGAGCATGACTGGGGGAAGTAAGGGAAGCCAGGATCTGAAGAGCCTggtgaagagggagggagagagggagggagggagggagggagggagggagggagggagggagggagggaggcaggcagggagggagggagggagggagggaggaggaagctgaggctACAGGGCCAGGGCAAGACCAACCCAAGGATCCCCTCCTCAGCGGATACAGCCGCCTCTCTGCTCTTACCCCACGCCTAGCCAGAGCCAGGGACTCAGCTGTCCCACCTGCTGCCCTGACCCGACAGCAGAACAGCAGGCCTAGGGTGGCCACCAAGGAACAGAAGGGCTCTTACTTTTCATCCGTCCTAAATGCTGGGTGGGTCGCGAGGTGCTCAGTTCCACACTCAGCAGGTCAGGGGGGTCCATGGGGTTTCCCAGGTACAGTCTGTGAGAGAGAACCAGGAGAACCAGGTCAGGAGGTGATGCAGACGTCTatcgcagacacacacacacacacacacacacacacacccctacaatgAAAAGACTACGATGTTTCTCAGAGGAGGCTGAGTGGCAGACCTGAGTCACAAGGCCCCCAGATCCCTGGGGCTATACAGATCCTAATCCCTACCATGGGGAAAGTGTCCGAACCGGGCCGGGAAGCCTTTGCCTTCCCGGGCTCTAGTACATTGATTACAAGGACTGAC belongs to Rattus norvegicus strain BN/NHsdMcwi chromosome 11, GRCr8, whole genome shotgun sequence and includes:
- the Tnk2 gene encoding activated CDC42 kinase 1 isoform X18 is translated as MPAARRFPGLELSFPLLARLRRRLYTRLGSSSMQPEEGTGWLLELLSEVQLQQYFLRLRDDLNITRLSHFEYVKNEDLEKIGMGRPGQRRLWEAVKRRKAMCKRKSWMSKVFSGKRQEAEFPSHHSQSTFRKPSPTPGGLAGEGTLQSLTCLIGEKDLRLLEKLGDGSFGVVRRGEWDAPAGKTVSVAVKCLKPDVLSQPEAMDDFIREVNAMHSLDHRNLIRLYGVVLTPPMKMVTELAPLGSLLDRLRKHQGHFLLGTLSRYAVQVAEGMGYLESKRFIHRDLAARNLLLATRDLVKIGDFGLMRALPQNDDHYVMQEHRKVPFAWCAPESLKTRTFSHASDTWMFGVTLWEMFTYGQEPWIGLNGSQILHKIDKEGERLPRPEDCPQDIYNVMVQCWAHKPEDRPTFVALRDFLLEAQPTDMRALQDFEEPDKLHIQMNDVITVIEGRAENYWWRGQNTRTLCVGPFPRNVVTSVAGLSAQDISQPLQNSFIHTGHGDSDPRHCWGFPDRIDELYLGNPMDPPDLLSVELSTSRPTQHLGRMKREPPPRPPQPAIFTHKPTYDPVSEDPDPLSSDFKRLGLRKPALPRGLWLAKPSARVPGTKAGRSSGGEVTLIDFGEEPVAPTPRPCAPSLAQLAMDACSLLDKTPPQSPTRALPRPLHPTPVVDWDARPLPPPPAYDDVAQDEDDFEVCSINSTLVSAGLPTGPSQGETNYAFVPEQAQLPPALEDNLFLPPQGGGQPPSSAQTAEIFQALQQECMRQLQVPTGQLTPSPTPGGDDKPQVPPRVPIPPRPTRPRVGLSPAPLGEEEASRWPGPSSPPRVPPREPLSPQGSRTPSPLVPPGSSPLPHRLSSSPGKTMPTTQSFASDPKYATPQVIQAPGPRAGPCILPIVRDGRKVSSTHYYLLPERPPYLERYQRFLREAQSPEEPAALPVPPLLPPPSTPAPAAPTATVRPMPQAAPDPKANFSTNNSNPGAQPPSLRASARLPQRGCPGDGQEAARPADKVQMVEQLFGLGLRPRVECHKVLEMFDWNLEQAGCHLLGSCGPAHHK
- the Tnk2 gene encoding activated CDC42 kinase 1 isoform X22, whose product is MGERSAYQRLARGEEGQQRLGSSSMQPEEGTGWLLELLSEVQLQQYFLRLRDDLNITRLSHFEYVKNEDLEKIGMGRPGQRRLWEAVKRRKAMCKRKSWMSKVFSGKRQEAEFPSHHSQSTFRKPSPTPGGLAGEGTLQSLTCLIGEKDLRLLEKLGDGSFGVVRRGEWDAPAGKTVSVAVKCLKPDVLSQPEAMDDFIREVNAMHSLDHRNLIRLYGVVLTPPMKMVTELAPLGSLLDRLRKHQGHFLLGTLSRYAVQVAEGMGYLESKRFIHRDLAARNLLLATRDLVKIGDFGLMRALPQNDDHYVMQEHRKVPFAWCAPESLKTRTFSHASDTWMFGVTLWEMFTYGQEPWIGLNGSQILHKIDKEGERLPRPEDCPQDIYNVMVQCWAHKPEDRPTFVALRDFLLEAQPTDMRALQDFEEPDKLHIQMNDVITVIEGRAENYWWRGQNTRTLCVGPFPRNVVTSVAGLSAQDISQPLQNSFIHTGHGDSDPRHCWGFPDRIDELYLGNPMDPPDLLSVELSTSRPTQHLGRMKKPTYDPVSEDPDPLSSDFKRLGLRKPALPRGLWLAKPSARVPGTKAGRSSGGEVTLIDFGEEPVAPTPRPCAPSLAQLAMDACSLLDKTPPQSPTRALPRPLHPTPVVDWDARPLPPPPAYDDVAQDEDDFEVCSINSTLVSAGLPTGPSQGETNYAFVPEQAQLPPALEDNLFLPPQGGGQPPSSAQTAEIFQALQQECMRQLQVPTGQLTPSPTPGGDDKPQVPPRVPIPPRPTRPRVGLSPAPLGEEEASRWPGPSSPPRVPPREPLSPQGSRTPSPLVPPGSSPLPHRLSSSPGKTMPTTQSFASDPKYATPQVIQAPGPRAGPCILPIVRDGRKVSSTHYYLLPERPPYLERYQRFLREAQSPEEPAALPVPPLLPPPSTPAPAAPTATVRPMPQAAPDPKANFSTNNSNPGAQPPSLRASARLPQRGCPGDGQEAARPADKVQMVEQLFGLGLRPRVECHKVLEMFDWNLEQAGCHLLGSCGPAHHK
- the Tnk2 gene encoding activated CDC42 kinase 1 isoform X6: MPAARRFPGLELSFPLLARLRRRLYTRLGSSSMQPEEGTGWLLELLSEVQLQQYFLRLRDDLNITRLSHFEYVKNEDLEKIGMGRPGQRRLWEAVKRRKAMCKRKSWMSKVFSGKRQEAEFPSHHSQSTFRKPSPTPGGLAGEGTLQSLTCLIGEKDLRLLEKLGDGSFGVVRRGEWDAPAGKTVSVAVKCLKPDVLSQPEAMDDFIREVNAMHSLDHRNLIRLYGVVLTPPMKMVTELAPLGSLLDRLRKHQGHFLLGTLSRYAVQVAEGMGYLESKRFIHRDLAARNLLLATRDLVKIGDFGLMRALPQNDDHYVMQEHRKVPFAWCAPESLKTRTFSHASDTWMFGVTLWEMFTYGQEPWIGLNGSQILHKIDKEGERLPRPEDCPQDIYNVMVQCWAHKPEDRPTFVALRDFLLEAQPTDMRALQDFEEPDKLHIQMNDVITVIEGRAENYWWRGQNTRTLCVGPFPRNVVTSVAGLSAQDISQPLQNSFIHTGHGDSDPRHCWGFPDRIDELYLGNPMDPPDLLSVELSTSRPTQHLGRMKREPPPRPPQPAIFTHKPTYDPVSEDPDPLSSDFKRLGLRKPALPRGLWLAKPSARVPGTKAGRSSGGEVTLIDFGEEPVAPTPRPCAPSLAQLAMDACSLLDKTPPQSPTRALPRPLHPTPVVDWDARPLPPPPAYDDVAQDEDDFEVCSINSTLVSAGLPTGPSQGETNYAFVPEQAQLPPALEDNLFLPPQGGGQPPSSAQTAEIFQALQQECMRQLQVPTGQLTPSPTPGGDDKPQVPPRVPIPPRPTRPRVGLSPAPLGEEEASRWPGPSSPPRVPPREPLSPQGSRTPSPLVPPGSSPLPHRLSSSPGKTMPTTQSFASDPKYATPQVIQAPGPRAGPCILPIVRDGRKVSSTHYYLLPERPPYLERYQRFLREAQSPEEPAALPVPPLLPPPSTPAPAAPTATVRPMPQAAPDPKANFSTNNSNPGAQPPSLRASARLPQRGCPGDGQEAARPADKVQMLQAMVHGVTTEECQAALRSHSWSIQRAAQYLKVEQLFGLGLRPRVECHKVLEMFDWNLEQAGCHLLGSCGPAHHK
- the Tnk2 gene encoding activated CDC42 kinase 1 isoform X12, which codes for MPAARRFPGLELSFPLLARLRRRLYTRLGSSSMQPEEGTGWLLELLSEVQLQQYFLRLRDDLNITRLSHFEYVKNEDLEKIGMGRPGQRRLWEAVKRRKAMCKRKSWMSKVFSGKRQEAEFPSHHSQSTFRKPSPTPGGLAGEGTLQSLTCLIGEKDLRLLEKLGDGSFGVVRRGEWDAPAGKTVSVAVKCLKPDVLSQPEAMDDFIREVNAMHSLDHRNLIRLYGVVLTPPMKMVTELAPLGSLLDRLRKHQGHFLLGTLSRYAVQVAEGMGYLESKRFIHRDLAARNLLLATRDLVKIGDFGLMRALPQNDDHYVMQEHRKVPFAWCAPESLKTRTFSHASDTWMFGVTLWEMFTYGQEPWIGLNGSQILHKIDKEGERLPRPEDCPQDIYNVMVQCWAHKPEDRPTFVALRDFLLEAQPTDMRALQDFEEPDKLHIQMNDVITVIEGRAENYWWRGQNTRTLCVGPFPRNVVTSVAGLSAQDISQPLQNSFIHTGHGDSDPRHCWGFPDRIDELYLGNPMDPPDLLSVELSTSRPTQHLGRMKKPTYDPVSEDPDPLSSDFKRLGLRKPALPRGLWLAKPSARVPGTKAGRSSGGEVTLIDFGEEPVAPTPRPCAPSLAQLAMDACSLLDKTPPQSPTRALPRPLHPTPVVDWDARPLPPPPAYDDVAQDEDDFEVCSINSTLVSAGLPTGPSQGETNYAFVPEQAQLPPALEDNLFLPPQGGGQPPSSAQTAEIFQALQQECMRQLQVPTGQLTPSPTPGGDDKPQVPPRVPIPPRPTRPRVGLSPAPLGEEEASRWPGPSSPPRVPPREPLSPQGSRTPSPLVPPGSSPLPHRLSSSPGKTMPTTQSFASDPKYATPQVIQAPGPRAGPCILPIVRDGRKVSSTHYYLLPERPPYLERYQRFLREAQSPEEPAALPVPPLLPPPSTPAPAAPTATVRPMPQAAPDPKANFSTNNSNPGAQPPSLRASARLPQRGCPGDGQEAARPADKVQMLQAMVHGVTTEECQAALRSHSWSIQRAAQYLKVEQLFGLGLRPRVECHKVLEMFDWNLEQAGCHLLGSCGPAHHK
- the Tnk2 gene encoding activated CDC42 kinase 1 isoform X17 yields the protein MPAARRFPGLELSFPLLARLRRRLYTRLGSSSMQPEEGTGWLLELLSEVQLQQYFLRLRDDLNITRLSHFEYVKNEDLEKIGMGRPGQRRLWEAVKRRKAMCKRKSWMSKSTFRKPSPTPGGLAGEGTLQSLTCLIGEKDLRLLEKLGDGSFGVVRRGEWDAPAGKTVSVAVKCLKPDVLSQPEAMDDFIREVNAMHSLDHRNLIRLYGVVLTPPMKMVTELAPLGSLLDRLRKHQGHFLLGTLSRYAVQVAEGMGYLESKRFIHRDLAARNLLLATRDLVKIGDFGLMRALPQNDDHYVMQEHRKVPFAWCAPESLKTRTFSHASDTWMFGVTLWEMFTYGQEPWIGLNGSQILHKIDKEGERLPRPEDCPQDIYNVMVQCWAHKPEDRPTFVALRDFLLEAQPTDMRALQDFEEPDKLHIQMNDVITVIEGRAENYWWRGQNTRTLCVGPFPRNVVTSVAGLSAQDISQPLQNSFIHTGHGDSDPRHCWGFPDRIDELYLGNPMDPPDLLSVELSTSRPTQHLGRMKKPTYDPVSEDPDPLSSDFKRLGLRKPALPRGLWLAKPSARVPGTKAGRSSGGEVTLIDFGEEPVAPTPRPCAPSLAQLAMDACSLLDKTPPQSPTRALPRPLHPTPVVDWDARPLPPPPAYDDVAQDEDDFEVCSINSTLVSAGLPTGPSQGETNYAFVPEQAQLPPALEDNLFLPPQGGGQPPSSAQTAEIFQALQQECMRQLQVPTGQLTPSPTPGGDDKPQVPPRVPIPPRPTRPRVGLSPAPLGEEEASRWPGPSSPPRVPPREPLSPQGSRTPSPLVPPGSSPLPHRLSSSPGKTMPTTQSFASDPKYATPQVIQAPGPRAGPCILPIVRDGRKVSSTHYYLLPERPPYLERYQRFLREAQSPEEPAALPVPPLLPPPSTPAPAAPTATVRPMPQAAPDPKANFSTNNSNPGAQPPSLRASARLPQRGCPGDGQEAARPADKVQMLQAMVHGVTTEECQAALRSHSWSIQRAAQYLKVEQLFGLGLRPRVECHKVLEMFDWNLEQAGCHLLGSCGPAHHKR
- the Tnk2 gene encoding activated CDC42 kinase 1 isoform X14; the encoded protein is MPAARRFPGLELSFPLLARLRRRLYTRLGSSSMQPEEGTGWLLELLSEVQLQQYFLRLRDDLNITRLSHFEYVKNEDLEKIGMGRPGQRRLWEAVKRRKAMCKRKSWMSKVFSGKRQEAEFPSHHSQSTFRKPSPTPGGLAGEGTLQSLTCLIGEKDLRLLEKLGDGSFGVVRRGEWDAPAGKTVSVAVKCLKPDVLSQPEAMDDFIREVNAMHSLDHRNLIRLYGVVLTPPMKMVTELAPLGSLLDRLRKHQGHFLLGTLSRYAVQVAEGMGYLESKRFIHRDLAARNLLLATRDLVKIGDFGLMRALPQNDDHYVMQEHRKVPFAWCAPESLKTRTFSHASDTWMFGVTLWEMFTYGQEPWIGLNGSQILHKIDKEGERLPRPEDCPQDIYNVMVQCWAHKPEDRPTFVALRDFLLEAQPTDMRALQDFEEPDKLHIQMNDVITVIEGRAENYWWRGQNTRTLCVGPFPRNVVTSVAGLSAQDISQPLQNSFIHTGHGDSDPRHCWGFPDRIDELYLGNPMDPPDLLSVELSTSRPTQHLGRMKKPTYDPVSEDPDPLSSDFKRLGLRKPALPRGLWLAKPSARVPGTKAGRSSGGEVTLIDFGEEPVAPTPRPCAPSLAQLAMDACSLLDKTPPQSPTRALPRPLHPTPVVDWDARPLPPPPAYDDVAQDEDDFEVCSINSTLVSAGLPTGPSQGETNYAFVPEQAQLPPALEDNLFLPPQGGGQPPSSAQTAEIFQALQQECMRQLQVPTGQLTPSPTPGGDDKPQVPPRVPIPPRPTRPRVGLSPAPLGEEEASRWPGPSSPPRVPPREPLSPQGSRTPSPLVPPGSSPLPHRLSSSPGKTMPTTQSFASDPKYATPQVIQAPGPRAGPCILPIVRDGRKVSSTHYYLLPERPPYLERYQRFLREAQSPEEPAALPVPPLLPPPSTPAPAAPTATVRPMPQAAPDPKANFSTNNSNPGAQPPSLRASARLPQRGCPGDGQEAARPADKVQMAMVHGVTTEECQAALRSHSWSIQRAAQYLKVEQLFGLGLRPRVECHKVLEMFDWNLEQAGCHLLGSCGPAHHK
- the Tnk2 gene encoding activated CDC42 kinase 1 isoform X9 gives rise to the protein MGERSAYQRLARGEEGQQRLGSSSMQPEEGTGWLLELLSEVQLQQYFLRLRDDLNITRLSHFEYVKNEDLEKIGMGRPGQRRLWEAVKRRKAMCKRKSWMSKVFSGKRQEAEFPSHHSQSTFRKPSPTPGGLAGEGTLQSLTCLIGEKDLRLLEKLGDGSFGVVRRGEWDAPAGKTVSVAVKCLKPDVLSQPEAMDDFIREVNAMHSLDHRNLIRLYGVVLTPPMKMVTELAPLGSLLDRLRKHQGHFLLGTLSRYAVQVAEGMGYLESKRFIHRDLAARNLLLATRDLVKIGDFGLMRALPQNDDHYVMQEHRKVPFAWCAPESLKTRTFSHASDTWMFGVTLWEMFTYGQEPWIGLNGSQILHKIDKEGERLPRPEDCPQDIYNVMVQCWAHKPEDRPTFVALRDFLLEAQPTDMRALQDFEEPDKLHIQMNDVITVIEGRAENYWWRGQNTRTLCVGPFPRNVVTSVAGLSAQDISQPLQNSFIHTGHGDSDPRHCWGFPDRIDELYLGNPMDPPDLLSVELSTSRPTQHLGRMKREPPPRPPQPAIFTHKPTYDPVSEDPDPLSSDFKRLGLRKPALPRGLWLAKPSARVPGTKAGRSSGGEVTLIDFGEEPVAPTPRPCAPSLAQLAMDACSLLDKTPPQSPTRALPRPLHPTPVVDWDARPLPPPPAYDDVAQDEDDFEVCSINSTLVSAGLPTGPSQGETNYAFVPEQAQLPPALEDNLFLPPQGGGQPPSSAQTAEIFQALQQECMRQLQVPTGQLTPSPTPGGDDKPQVPPRVPIPPRPTRPRVGLSPAPLGEEEASRWPGPSSPPRVPPREPLSPQGSRTPSPLVPPGSSPLPHRLSSSPGKTMPTTQSFASDPKYATPQVIQAPGPRAGPCILPIVRDGRKVSSTHYYLLPERPPYLERYQRFLREAQSPEEPAALPVPPLLPPPSTPAPAAPTATVRPMPQAAPDPKANFSTNNSNPGAQPPSLRASARLPQRGCPGDGQEAARPADKVQMLQAMVHGVTTEECQAALRSHSWSIQRAAQYLKVEQLFGLGLRPRVECHKVLEMFDWNLEQAGCHLLGSCGPAHHK